The following nucleotide sequence is from Deltaproteobacteria bacterium.
TGACCAACGACGAAGGCGCTCCGGGACGGCTGGAAGCGCACTTGGGCTACGGGTACCCGCTGCCCGGCGGGTGGCTGATCGCGACACCGGAAGTGGGGTTGGGGCTGACCGGGACGGAGCGCGAGTGGATGGTCGGCTGGCGCCTGTCGCTGCCGCGGCGCCGGGCCGTGGAGTTCGACTTGAGCCTCAGGGCCACGCGCGGCGAGAGCCTTGTCCGTCAAAACGACCCCGAGCACGACATGGGGCTCCGGCTGCGGGCGCGCTGGTAGCGGCGAGGACGGGCCGGACTCCGGCGGGAAACGCCGAGTGTGGCCACCGGGCCGTCCGCCGCGTCAGCGTCCCTGCCACACGGGCGGCCGCTTCTCGACAAAGGCGCGCGGCCCTTCCTGGCTGTCGTCGGTGGTGAGCACGAAGGCGGCGAGGTCGGACTCCAGCCGCAGCGCCTGATCCAGCGGCAGATCGATGCCCTTGTGCACCGATTCCTTGACGTAGCGCAGGGCCAGCGGCGCGCCCTTGGCGAAGGAGGCGGCCATCTCCTCGCCCGCCTGCGTCAACTCGTCCACGGCTACCAGCTTGTTCACGAGCCCGATGCGGTACGCTTCCCGGGCGTCGATGAGTTCCCCCGACAGGCAGATCTCCAGCGCCTTGGCCGGGCCCACGATGCGCGCCAGCCGCTGGGTGCCGCCGGACGCCGGCATGAAGCCGCGCCGCACCTCGGTGACCCCGAGCCGGGCGTTGTCCGCGGCGATGCGGACGTCGCAGGCCATGGCGATGAGCAGGCCCGCGCCCACCGTGTAGCCGTGCAGCAGCGCGATGGCGGGTTTCTGCAACAACGCGAAGGCCTC
It contains:
- a CDS encoding enoyl-CoA hydratase-related protein gives rise to the protein MSNDKVLYEVTGQTAWITLNRPEALNAINEEMRLSIVAMCARAQADRNVQVVLVRGAGEKAFTVGGDLKERARRNADPAEAQASPLEARQARQLPGSPSPIEAFALLQKPAIALLHGYTVGAGLLIAMACDVRIAADNARLGVTEVRRGFMPASGGTQRLARIVGPAKALEICLSGELIDAREAYRIGLVNKLVAVDELTQAGEEMAASFAKGAPLALRYVKESVHKGIDLPLDQALRLESDLAAFVLTTDDSQEGPRAFVEKRPPVWQGR